A window of Reinekea marina contains these coding sequences:
- a CDS encoding putative metalloprotease CJM1_0395 family protein has protein sequence MSTVSGVFPNAITPTFALSSDPAEQSRLRKENETAVFAPVEEPEKSTDSRRSAREQPGKLEAEVDTRQTRPAPNANAEIEGRASSEVRSQEESARSNEVSRDEAPSSSEQSQRVEQQAEQAKRNAEAEQAKLQDDIETIRELAARDREVKAHEQAHQSVGGQYAGAMQFTYTQGPDGKRYATAGEVGISVSPVPNNPEATLRKAEQVRRAALAPAEPSAQDRQVAALATQLSMEAQNDLRQLERQMAEKTEEERSEQRDIQGEDSSKVEANSENEDKRSEEVSESNKERLNDILSQTSETVESALDAAYQVNRQQEVGFNLDTTV, from the coding sequence ATGTCGACAGTCAGCGGTGTGTTTCCAAATGCAATAACCCCGACCTTTGCTTTGTCTAGTGACCCAGCAGAGCAATCTCGGTTGCGTAAAGAAAATGAAACCGCCGTCTTCGCACCGGTTGAAGAACCCGAAAAGTCGACAGACTCTCGCCGCAGCGCAAGAGAGCAGCCTGGTAAGTTAGAAGCTGAAGTAGATACGAGGCAAACGCGTCCTGCACCAAATGCCAATGCCGAAATTGAAGGCCGCGCCAGCTCTGAGGTGCGCTCGCAAGAAGAGTCTGCGCGTTCAAATGAAGTCAGCCGAGACGAAGCCCCAAGCAGTAGCGAGCAAAGCCAGCGCGTTGAACAGCAAGCCGAGCAAGCCAAGCGAAACGCCGAAGCAGAGCAAGCTAAGCTTCAAGACGATATTGAAACCATTCGTGAATTAGCCGCCCGAGACAGAGAAGTTAAAGCGCATGAACAGGCGCACCAATCCGTCGGAGGCCAATATGCGGGTGCCATGCAGTTTACTTATACCCAAGGTCCCGATGGTAAGCGCTATGCAACCGCCGGTGAGGTGGGGATCAGTGTATCTCCGGTTCCAAATAACCCAGAAGCCACATTGCGCAAAGCCGAGCAAGTGCGCCGAGCCGCTTTAGCACCGGCGGAACCGTCGGCCCAAGATCGCCAAGTGGCGGCGTTGGCCACTCAGCTATCAATGGAAGCGCAAAACGACCTGCGCCAACTTGAGCGTCAAATGGCTGAAAAAACCGAAGAAGAACGTAGTGAACAGCGTGATATTCAAGGCGAAGACAGTTCTAAAGTAGAAGCAAATTCTGAAAACGAAGATAAGCGCAGCGAAGAAGTTTCAGAATCGAATAAAGAACGCTTAAACGACATATTAAGCCAAACCTCTGAAACCGTAGAGTCAGCCTTAGATGCCGCCTATCAAGTGAATCGACAGCAAGAAGTCGGGTTTAATCTAGACACCACGGTGTAA
- the bioD gene encoding dethiobiotin synthase: protein MKRKYFISGTDTDAGKTFVSVALLNAFAQQGHSTLGLKPLAAGSELLNGEEKNDDAVNLANASTVKLSYQQTNPVLLKAPMAPHIAAQRENKRLSSQQLVGFVRGTLMSANAALTLVEGAGGWRVPLNNRETLADVVKALNLDVILVVGMKLGCLNHAILTMEAIERDGLKVAGWIANCIDPEMDGLEENIQTLQQYLRAPLIGVMPFSEKLSDIPSDWLNPKFLDL from the coding sequence ATGAAACGAAAATATTTTATTTCCGGTACCGATACCGACGCAGGCAAAACTTTTGTATCAGTAGCCTTGTTGAACGCCTTTGCACAGCAAGGCCATTCAACGCTTGGGTTAAAACCATTGGCGGCCGGGTCGGAGTTATTGAATGGCGAAGAAAAAAATGACGATGCCGTAAACTTAGCGAATGCTTCCACGGTGAAACTGAGTTATCAACAAACGAACCCTGTGTTACTAAAAGCACCCATGGCACCTCATATTGCAGCACAACGTGAAAATAAACGTTTGTCTTCTCAGCAGCTGGTGGGTTTTGTGCGAGGCACTTTAATGAGCGCTAATGCAGCGCTAACCCTTGTTGAAGGGGCTGGAGGTTGGCGCGTGCCGCTAAACAACCGCGAAACCTTGGCGGACGTTGTAAAGGCACTTAATCTTGACGTTATTTTAGTAGTGGGTATGAAACTTGGTTGTTTGAATCATGCCATTCTTACAATGGAAGCCATTGAACGAGATGGCTTAAAGGTCGCTGGGTGGATCGCGAATTGTATTGACCCTGAAATGGACGGCCTAGAAGAAAACATTCAAACCTTGCAACAGTATTTAAGAGCTCCGTTGATAGGCGTAATGCCTTTTTCAGAAAAACTGAGCGATATCCCGAGCGATTGGCTCAATCCTAAATTTTTAGACCTGTAA
- a CDS encoding ATP-dependent zinc protease family protein, with product MTLQKFMVGSIENCDLPGLGIIDLEVRVDTGAKTSSLHVDHIKKFKKGGKKWVSFDIHPTVHNVDEVITCQAPLRDVRKIKSSNGVTEERYIVRTSIRMNQQEWQIDISLTDRSDMSYLMLLGREAMLNRITVDPSETFLLTSE from the coding sequence ATGACTTTGCAAAAGTTTATGGTGGGCAGTATTGAGAATTGCGATTTGCCCGGTTTAGGCATTATTGATTTAGAAGTTAGGGTAGATACCGGCGCGAAAACCTCTTCGTTGCATGTTGATCATATTAAGAAATTTAAAAAAGGCGGAAAAAAGTGGGTCTCATTTGATATTCACCCAACGGTACATAACGTAGATGAAGTGATAACTTGTCAAGCACCGCTAAGAGATGTCCGGAAAATTAAATCATCGAATGGAGTGACCGAAGAGCGATACATTGTTAGAACATCAATTCGGATGAATCAACAAGAATGGCAGATTGATATTTCTTTAACGGATCGTTCCGACATGAGCTACCTAATGCTTTTAGGGCGCGAGGCCATGTTGAATCGAATCACGGTTGATCCATCTGAGACCTTTCTACTAACAAGTGAATAA
- the rimK gene encoding 30S ribosomal protein S6--L-glutamate ligase: protein MKIAVLSRNENLYSTRRLVEAGRARGHEVEVIDTLHCYMDITRSRPAVRYHGEELPYFDAVIPRIGASITFYGTAVVRQFEMMGTFCVNESVAISRSRDKLRSLQLMSRKDVGLPRTGFASKPDNVKDLIKNVGGAPLVIKLLEGTQGIGVVLADTNKAAESIIEAFMGLKANILVQEYIKEAGGADIRCFVVGGKVVAAMKRQGAEGEFRSNLHRGGSAQLIKLTKEERATAAKAAKVMGLNVCGVDLLQSKNGPVVMEVNSSPGLEGIEQATGKDVAGLIFDFIETDAKPHKTKTKGKG from the coding sequence ATGAAAATCGCTGTACTTTCTCGAAACGAAAACCTCTACTCAACCCGCCGACTCGTCGAAGCTGGCCGCGCGCGTGGTCATGAAGTAGAAGTGATCGATACCCTGCATTGCTATATGGATATAACCCGCAGTCGGCCTGCTGTTCGATACCATGGTGAGGAGCTTCCTTACTTTGATGCTGTTATTCCACGCATCGGCGCGTCAATTACTTTTTATGGTACAGCGGTTGTTCGTCAGTTTGAGATGATGGGCACATTTTGTGTGAACGAATCGGTCGCCATCAGTCGTTCACGAGATAAGTTGCGTTCATTACAGCTAATGTCCAGAAAAGATGTTGGTTTGCCGCGCACAGGCTTTGCCAGTAAGCCAGATAACGTAAAAGATTTAATAAAAAATGTGGGTGGCGCGCCTTTAGTGATCAAACTATTGGAGGGCACTCAAGGTATTGGAGTGGTGTTGGCCGATACCAATAAAGCCGCTGAAAGTATCATTGAGGCCTTTATGGGCTTAAAAGCAAACATCCTAGTTCAAGAGTACATCAAGGAAGCCGGTGGTGCAGACATTCGATGCTTCGTTGTTGGCGGGAAAGTTGTCGCTGCGATGAAACGCCAGGGTGCCGAAGGCGAGTTCCGCTCCAACCTACATCGCGGCGGCTCAGCCCAATTAATCAAGCTCACTAAAGAAGAGCGGGCTACGGCGGCTAAAGCAGCTAAAGTTATGGGTTTAAATGTGTGTGGCGTTGATTTGCTACAATCTAAGAATGGACCGGTCGTGATGGAAGTAAATTCATCGCCAGGTTTAGAGGGCATAGAGCAGGCTACAGGAAAAGACGTAGCGGGTTTGATCTTTGATTTTATTGAAACAGATGCGAAACCACACAAAACCAAAACCAAAGGTAAAGGCTAG
- the carA gene encoding glutamine-hydrolyzing carbamoyl-phosphate synthase small subunit produces MAKLAILALEDGSIFTGIGIGAVGESVGEVVFNTSMTGYQEILTDPSYARQIVTLTYPHIGNTGVNSEDEESSQVWASGLVIRDLPLLESNFRSEQSLEDYLVERNVVAIADIDTRRLTRLLSQKGAQNGCIMVGDSIDEAKALELAKGFAGLKGMDLAKEVSVKEPYEWTEGSWVLGHGHTKPDTSKFHVVAYDYGVKRNILRMLADRGCRITVVPAQTPAADVLAMNPDGIFLSNGPGDPEPCDYAISAIQQILETDVPVFGICLGHQLLGLASGAKTLKMKFGHHGANHPVQTLADKTVMITSQNHGFAIDETSLPAHIEMTHQSLFDKSLQGIRRTDKAAFSFQGHPEASPGPHDCAPLFDQFIDDMSKRKA; encoded by the coding sequence TTGGCTAAGCTTGCCATTCTCGCGCTCGAAGACGGAAGTATTTTTACAGGAATCGGCATAGGTGCCGTTGGTGAATCTGTTGGTGAGGTGGTCTTCAACACTTCCATGACAGGCTATCAAGAAATTCTCACCGACCCCTCCTATGCACGACAAATCGTAACCCTCACCTACCCCCATATTGGCAACACCGGCGTAAACTCAGAAGATGAAGAATCGTCTCAAGTTTGGGCATCTGGCCTTGTTATTCGCGACCTACCACTTCTTGAAAGTAATTTTCGCAGTGAACAATCACTTGAAGACTATTTAGTCGAGCGAAATGTCGTTGCCATTGCCGATATCGATACTCGGCGGCTGACTCGCTTATTGAGCCAAAAAGGTGCGCAAAACGGCTGTATCATGGTCGGTGACAGTATTGACGAAGCAAAAGCGCTTGAGCTGGCGAAAGGCTTTGCCGGCTTAAAGGGTATGGACTTAGCCAAAGAAGTGTCCGTTAAAGAGCCTTACGAGTGGACAGAAGGCAGCTGGGTACTTGGCCATGGCCACACTAAACCCGATACCAGCAAGTTCCATGTCGTTGCATACGATTACGGTGTTAAGCGCAATATTCTGCGTATGTTAGCGGATCGTGGATGTCGCATCACGGTTGTGCCAGCACAAACTCCAGCCGCCGACGTGTTAGCGATGAACCCAGATGGCATCTTTTTATCTAATGGCCCGGGTGATCCAGAGCCGTGCGATTACGCTATTTCCGCCATTCAACAAATTCTAGAAACCGATGTTCCCGTTTTTGGTATTTGCTTAGGGCATCAGTTACTTGGCTTAGCCAGTGGTGCAAAAACTTTGAAGATGAAATTTGGTCATCACGGAGCTAACCATCCAGTGCAAACACTGGCCGATAAAACTGTCATGATCACCAGTCAGAACCATGGTTTTGCGATCGATGAAACATCGCTGCCGGCGCACATTGAAATGACGCATCAATCTCTTTTTGATAAATCATTGCAAGGTATTCGGCGAACAGACAAAGCCGCATTCAGTTTTCAGGGGCATCCAGAAGCCAGCCCAGGGCCACACGATTGCGCACCTTTGTTTGACCAGTTTATTGACGACATGAGTAAACGTAAGGCTTAA
- a CDS encoding succinylglutamate desuccinylase/aspartoacylase family protein, which yields MTTNVLVIGGKEIKLGERCSIELPVAKLYTNTDVNMPIYVIRGKRPGPTVFVSAAIHGDELNGVEIVGRLIQSKSLKVSAGTVILVPMVNVYGVLNQSRYMPDRRDLNRCFPGSAKGSLAGRVANIFMEEIVSQCEYGIDLHTGAIHRSNLPQIRANLKDSETRELAMQFGVPVLLNSDLRDGSLREAAVENGTKILLYEAGQALRFDELSIRAGVKGVINVLISLGLVNRKLPKRKFTPYVANNSSWVRASLSGIVNTAHKLGDQVQKGDVLAKISNPFGEVLTEITAPRSGIIIGKQNIPLVQEGEALVHIAFFTENDEDIADNIEVMQDILIPD from the coding sequence ATGACAACTAATGTACTCGTAATTGGCGGTAAAGAAATTAAACTCGGAGAGCGGTGTAGCATAGAATTGCCTGTTGCCAAGCTTTACACAAACACAGACGTAAACATGCCAATTTACGTTATTCGCGGTAAACGACCCGGGCCCACTGTGTTTGTCTCAGCAGCGATACATGGTGATGAATTAAACGGTGTCGAAATAGTCGGCCGCTTAATACAATCAAAATCCCTTAAGGTGAGTGCGGGTACAGTAATTCTCGTTCCGATGGTAAATGTTTACGGCGTTCTCAATCAAAGTCGATATATGCCAGATAGGCGCGATCTTAACCGCTGTTTTCCTGGATCAGCAAAAGGTTCTTTGGCCGGACGTGTGGCGAATATATTCATGGAAGAAATTGTGTCGCAATGTGAATACGGAATCGATTTACACACAGGGGCGATTCATCGATCTAATTTACCGCAGATCCGCGCGAACTTGAAAGACTCTGAAACCCGTGAGCTGGCCATGCAATTTGGTGTACCCGTTCTTTTAAACTCAGATTTACGGGATGGTTCTTTGCGAGAAGCCGCTGTAGAAAATGGCACTAAAATACTGTTGTATGAAGCGGGTCAGGCATTAAGGTTTGATGAATTGTCGATTCGAGCCGGCGTGAAGGGCGTCATAAACGTGCTTATATCGTTAGGGTTGGTTAATAGGAAGCTTCCAAAAAGAAAGTTTACGCCCTATGTGGCGAATAACAGCAGCTGGGTGCGAGCAAGCCTAAGTGGCATCGTAAATACGGCGCACAAACTGGGTGATCAAGTTCAAAAAGGAGATGTCCTTGCTAAAATCAGCAACCCTTTTGGTGAAGTGTTAACAGAAATTACAGCACCGCGTTCAGGCATTATTATTGGAAAGCAAAATATTCCATTGGTTCAAGAAGGAGAAGCACTGGTGCACATAGCCTTCTTCACTGAAAACGATGAAGACATTGCCGATAATATTGAAGTAATGCAAGACATCCTTATTCCTGATTGA
- the carB gene encoding carbamoyl-phosphate synthase large subunit, which produces MPKRTDIKSILILGAGPIVIGQACEFDYSGAQACKALREEGYRVILVNSNPATIMTDPSMADATYIEPVVWQEVAKIIEKEKPDALLPTMGGQTALNCALDLEKHGVLEKFNVEMIGANADTIDKAEDRDRFDKAMKAINLETPRSGIAHNLEEAWAIVEKLGFPTIIRPSFTMGGTGGGIAYNKDEFEEICRRGLDLSPTNELLIDESLIGWKEYEMEVVRDKADNCIIVCAIENFDPMGVHTGDSITVAPAQTLTDKEYQIMRNASLAVLREIGVETGGSNVQFGINPKDGRMVIIEMNPRVSRSSALASKATGFPIAKIAAKLAVGYTLDELQNDITGGITPASFEPSIDYVVTKIPRFAFEKFPQANDRLTTQMKSVGEVMAIGRNFQESMQKALRGLEVGACGFDSFIDYNAEGSREKILRELQECGPDRIWYIGDALRSGMSIDEIYEYTGVDPWFLVQIADIIKDETALASKGMKDIDATEMRRLKRKGFSDERLAKLLGVGEKQLRKKRWDLGIRPVYKRVDTCAAEFASDTAYMYSSYDEECEAAPSERDKIIVLGGGPNRIGQGIEFDYCCVHAVLAARDEGYETIMVNCNPETVSTDYDTSDRLYFEPVTLEDVLEIIELEQPKGVIVQYGGQTPLKLARELEAAGAPIIGTSPDAIDRAEDRERFQVMVEKLNLRQPENGTARSLDEAVTIANRIGYPLVVRPSYVLGGRAMEIVYAETELRRYMNEAVQVSNDAPVLLDHFLDNAIELDIDCVSDGEQVVIGAIMQHIEQAGIHSGDSACSLPPYSLSTEAQNIVREQVKAMALELDVVGLMNVQMAWQNGKMYIIEVNPRASRTVPFVSKAIGQSLAKIGAQVMTGKKLSELGYTAEVVPSYYSVKEAVMPFNKFHGVDPVLSPEMKSTGEVMGTGKTFAEAFSKALIGAGSIIPTSGKVIISVKDQDKAAALDMAKNLAELGFEVVATKGTAAYFAENGLPTQAVNKVKEGRPHLVDLIKNDEVSYVMNTTAGRQSMIDSAEIRRGALQHKVYYTTTLAGAEASVMAMMLKGSSGVNRLQDLHLGQIAD; this is translated from the coding sequence ATGCCAAAACGTACAGACATAAAAAGCATATTAATATTAGGCGCCGGCCCCATTGTTATTGGTCAGGCTTGTGAGTTTGATTATTCCGGAGCGCAAGCTTGTAAAGCGCTGCGTGAAGAAGGTTATCGAGTCATCTTAGTGAACTCGAACCCAGCGACCATTATGACTGACCCTAGCATGGCCGATGCAACCTATATCGAGCCCGTGGTATGGCAAGAAGTCGCAAAAATAATTGAAAAAGAAAAGCCCGATGCCCTTTTGCCAACCATGGGTGGCCAAACCGCATTGAACTGCGCGCTTGATCTAGAAAAGCACGGCGTATTGGAAAAATTCAATGTAGAGATGATCGGCGCAAATGCCGACACCATTGATAAAGCCGAAGATCGCGATCGTTTTGATAAAGCGATGAAGGCGATTAATTTAGAAACGCCTCGTTCTGGTATTGCGCACAATTTAGAAGAAGCTTGGGCCATTGTAGAGAAGCTAGGCTTCCCAACGATTATTCGTCCTAGCTTTACCATGGGCGGAACGGGCGGCGGCATTGCTTACAACAAAGATGAATTTGAAGAAATTTGTCGACGCGGTTTAGATTTATCACCCACCAATGAATTGCTGATCGATGAGAGCCTAATTGGTTGGAAAGAATATGAAATGGAAGTTGTTCGCGACAAAGCCGATAACTGCATTATTGTTTGCGCCATTGAAAACTTTGATCCAATGGGCGTGCATACCGGTGATTCTATTACCGTTGCACCGGCACAAACGTTAACCGATAAAGAATACCAAATTATGCGTAACGCCTCGTTGGCGGTTCTGCGTGAAATCGGTGTTGAAACGGGTGGTTCTAACGTTCAGTTCGGTATTAACCCAAAAGACGGGCGCATGGTCATTATTGAAATGAACCCGCGCGTGAGTCGATCATCGGCACTTGCATCGAAAGCGACGGGGTTCCCGATCGCTAAAATCGCTGCCAAGTTAGCCGTAGGGTACACATTGGATGAATTGCAAAATGATATTACTGGCGGCATTACTCCAGCATCGTTTGAGCCAAGCATCGATTACGTTGTTACAAAAATTCCTCGCTTCGCATTTGAGAAATTCCCACAAGCCAATGATCGTTTAACAACACAAATGAAATCGGTTGGCGAAGTGATGGCCATTGGTCGTAACTTTCAAGAATCTATGCAAAAAGCATTACGTGGCTTAGAAGTAGGCGCATGTGGTTTCGATAGCTTCATCGATTATAATGCCGAAGGCAGTCGAGAAAAAATCCTACGTGAATTGCAAGAATGCGGCCCTGACCGAATTTGGTACATAGGCGATGCATTACGCAGCGGCATGAGTATCGATGAAATATACGAGTACACGGGCGTAGACCCTTGGTTCTTGGTTCAAATTGCCGACATCATCAAAGACGAAACAGCGCTGGCCAGCAAAGGCATGAAAGACATCGACGCCACTGAAATGCGTCGTTTAAAACGTAAAGGTTTTTCAGATGAGCGATTAGCCAAATTGCTCGGTGTGGGTGAAAAGCAATTACGTAAAAAGCGTTGGGATTTAGGCATTCGCCCGGTGTATAAGCGCGTTGATACTTGTGCTGCTGAATTTGCATCAGACACGGCTTATATGTATTCATCATACGATGAAGAGTGTGAGGCCGCACCGAGTGAGCGCGATAAAATTATTGTGCTTGGTGGTGGTCCTAACCGTATTGGTCAAGGTATTGAGTTCGATTATTGTTGTGTACACGCCGTGTTGGCGGCTCGCGATGAAGGCTACGAAACGATCATGGTGAATTGCAACCCAGAAACCGTTTCAACCGATTACGACACTTCTGATCGCCTCTACTTTGAGCCTGTAACTTTAGAAGACGTGTTGGAAATTATTGAACTTGAGCAGCCTAAGGGTGTGATCGTTCAATACGGTGGCCAAACCCCACTTAAATTAGCACGTGAACTAGAAGCCGCCGGTGCACCAATTATTGGTACCAGCCCAGATGCCATTGACCGAGCTGAAGACCGTGAACGTTTCCAGGTTATGGTTGAAAAACTCAACTTGCGCCAGCCCGAAAACGGCACAGCGCGAAGCTTAGACGAAGCCGTGACCATTGCGAACCGTATTGGCTACCCATTGGTGGTGCGACCATCTTATGTGTTGGGTGGCCGTGCTATGGAAATTGTTTACGCCGAAACCGAGCTGCGCCGTTATATGAATGAAGCGGTACAAGTTTCTAATGACGCGCCAGTATTGCTTGACCACTTCTTAGACAACGCAATTGAGCTAGACATCGACTGTGTGAGCGACGGCGAGCAAGTAGTGATCGGAGCGATCATGCAGCATATTGAGCAGGCAGGTATTCACTCAGGCGATTCCGCTTGTTCTTTACCGCCTTACAGTTTATCTACTGAAGCTCAAAATATTGTTCGTGAACAAGTGAAAGCCATGGCGCTTGAGCTAGACGTAGTCGGTTTAATGAACGTACAAATGGCGTGGCAAAACGGCAAAATGTACATCATTGAGGTAAACCCTAGAGCATCACGAACGGTGCCTTTTGTTTCTAAAGCCATTGGGCAGTCGCTTGCGAAAATAGGCGCTCAAGTCATGACCGGTAAAAAGCTGTCTGAATTAGGCTACACCGCCGAAGTGGTTCCAAGCTATTACTCAGTGAAAGAAGCGGTGATGCCTTTCAATAAATTCCACGGAGTTGACCCAGTTTTAAGCCCAGAGATGAAATCGACCGGTGAAGTCATGGGCACGGGTAAAACGTTTGCGGAAGCTTTCTCTAAAGCGTTAATTGGCGCGGGTTCAATAATCCCGACGTCGGGCAAAGTGATCATTTCGGTTAAAGACCAAGATAAAGCAGCGGCGCTAGACATGGCTAAGAACCTAGCTGAGTTAGGCTTCGAAGTTGTTGCGACCAAAGGTACAGCGGCATACTTTGCTGAAAACGGCTTGCCAACTCAAGCGGTGAATAAGGTAAAAGAAGGCCGACCGCATTTAGTCGATTTGATTAAGAACGATGAAGTGAGCTATGTGATGAATACCACCGCAGGCCGCCAATCAATGATCGACAGTGCCGAGATTCGCCGTGGCGCATTGCAACATAAAGTCTATTACACCACTACGTTAGCAGGCGCAGAAGCTTCAGTAATGGCGATGATGTTAAAAGGCAGCAGCGGCGTAAATCGATTGCAAGACCTGCATTTAGGTCAAATTGCCGATTAA
- a CDS encoding alpha/beta fold hydrolase: MKRVWLPGWQMNETSFDTLKAQLGAENEEQLSFQNEQGTVDSWLQKCSRQITEPTQLVGWSLGGALAYQLASRNKWVQNCLLINTNVQFSGENGLEPDVAEGFMARYEANPEATRKRFALLVDQARGKEVSSYLCLGKQLNTLQWLYDFNAENFKVDVPCHVLLSAQDQLVPIEKASKAWEALPVASLTKINAQHSAPLFAEADTINWIQSHE; the protein is encoded by the coding sequence ATGAAGCGCGTTTGGTTACCGGGTTGGCAAATGAATGAAACCAGCTTCGACACTTTAAAAGCACAGCTTGGTGCCGAAAATGAAGAGCAATTGAGTTTTCAAAATGAGCAAGGCACCGTCGATTCCTGGCTTCAAAAATGCAGCCGCCAAATTACCGAGCCAACTCAGCTGGTGGGATGGTCTTTAGGGGGCGCATTAGCTTATCAGCTCGCCAGTCGAAACAAGTGGGTGCAGAATTGTTTGCTGATAAATACCAACGTGCAATTTAGCGGTGAGAATGGGTTAGAGCCTGATGTAGCAGAAGGTTTTATGGCTCGGTATGAGGCTAACCCCGAGGCTACTCGAAAACGCTTTGCTTTACTGGTAGATCAAGCACGCGGTAAAGAGGTGTCTTCATATTTATGTTTAGGAAAGCAGCTGAATACTTTGCAGTGGTTGTACGATTTTAACGCCGAAAATTTTAAAGTGGATGTGCCCTGTCACGTATTGCTCAGTGCTCAAGATCAATTGGTACCGATCGAAAAAGCCTCTAAAGCTTGGGAAGCATTGCCAGTGGCATCTTTAACCAAAATCAATGCACAGCACAGTGCGCCGTTATTTGCAGAAGCAGACACCATTAATTGGATTCAGTCACATGAATAA
- a CDS encoding helix-turn-helix domain-containing protein, translating to MSQTVQLVDTLKKILRERKITYQEVAEKLDLSEANVKRMFSKRHFTLARLEEVCAMADADLGYLMSRMHEGSMIIDTLSKEAEKELCGNIKLLMIAQLLINRWEIEDIVETYEFEDHEVTQLMAKLDRLGIIELLPGDRVRNLISRDFKWIPNGPVYKYFEEHIAREFFNCKFEQKNGEILIFMAGMLSRQSNSQMQTSMRRLAREFDELSKEDGKLPLNETYGTGLVLAMRPWELSTFAQFRRKENTKKFRLT from the coding sequence ATGTCTCAAACGGTTCAACTCGTCGATACCTTGAAAAAAATTCTTCGAGAACGAAAAATCACGTATCAAGAAGTGGCTGAGAAGCTCGACTTGAGTGAAGCCAATGTTAAACGCATGTTTTCGAAGCGCCATTTTACATTGGCTCGCTTAGAAGAAGTCTGCGCCATGGCCGATGCCGACTTAGGCTACTTAATGTCACGTATGCATGAAGGGTCGATGATCATCGACACCTTAAGCAAAGAAGCCGAGAAAGAGTTGTGTGGAAACATCAAGCTTTTAATGATTGCTCAGCTACTGATTAACCGCTGGGAGATTGAAGACATTGTCGAGACTTATGAGTTTGAAGACCACGAAGTGACGCAATTGATGGCTAAGCTAGACCGCTTAGGCATTATTGAACTTCTGCCAGGTGACCGCGTAAGGAACTTAATTTCCCGAGACTTTAAGTGGATTCCTAACGGACCTGTTTATAAGTACTTTGAAGAACATATTGCCAGAGAGTTCTTTAACTGTAAGTTTGAACAGAAAAACGGTGAGATTTTGATTTTCATGGCCGGCATGTTGTCTCGCCAAAGCAACAGTCAAATGCAAACCAGTATGCGCCGCTTAGCACGCGAGTTTGATGAACTCAGCAAAGAAGACGGCAAGTTGCCATTAAATGAAACTTACGGCACAGGTTTAGTGCTCGCCATGCGCCCTTGGGAGCTCAGCACCTTTGCTCAATTCCGACGCAAAGAAAATACAAAGAAATTTAGGCTCACCTAA
- the bioC gene encoding malonyl-ACP O-methyltransferase BioC, translated as MRRYLQKQTPLIGFSHMNKSAVAQSFSAAAEHYDSVAHLQRQVADELMKRVTRLPMVSAQKAVDLGTGTGYLLPALDHRFNPRELFGLDLSNAMLHQAKHRHRKVITVQADLEQPPFQSSSIDLAVSSLAVQWLECPMKFVEHAFSMLTPGGYLALATVGPKTLSELKTAWQSVDEVAHVNQFNSAQQWRDAISDTGFVVEHWQESFIEVLYDHPLTLLNELKILGANHVDRNEQPKVSSVRKMLRAYQPFRRQNSQYPATWEIFYIILKKPN; from the coding sequence GTGCGCCGTTATTTGCAGAAGCAGACACCATTAATTGGATTCAGTCACATGAATAAATCCGCAGTAGCTCAATCGTTTAGTGCTGCGGCAGAGCACTACGACTCAGTGGCGCACTTGCAACGCCAAGTGGCCGACGAACTCATGAAACGTGTAACCCGGCTTCCTATGGTGAGCGCTCAAAAAGCGGTCGATTTAGGCACAGGGACAGGCTATTTACTGCCTGCGCTTGATCATCGGTTTAACCCGCGCGAGCTATTCGGGTTAGATTTATCGAATGCGATGTTACACCAAGCAAAGCATCGTCACCGAAAGGTAATAACGGTGCAGGCCGATCTTGAACAACCGCCCTTTCAAAGTTCGAGTATCGACTTAGCTGTGTCAAGTTTAGCTGTGCAATGGTTAGAGTGCCCGATGAAGTTTGTTGAACATGCTTTTTCCATGTTAACGCCAGGGGGTTATCTTGCTTTAGCCACTGTCGGACCAAAAACTTTAAGCGAACTAAAAACCGCTTGGCAATCGGTGGATGAAGTAGCGCACGTAAATCAGTTTAATAGCGCTCAACAGTGGCGCGATGCCATCAGTGATACAGGCTTTGTGGTAGAACATTGGCAGGAATCATTCATCGAAGTTTTATACGATCACCCTTTAACCTTGCTCAATGAACTTAAGATATTAGGGGCGAATCATGTTGATCGTAATGAGCAACCTAAAGTATCGTCGGTCCGAAAAATGTTGCGTGCTTATCAGCCGTTTAGAAGGCAAAATTCGCAATACCCCGCCACATGGGAAATTTTTTACATAATTTTAAAGAAACCGAATTAA